AGTAATTCATTATCCAATTCTTCTGTTGTTTTCTTTCTATATGAAAACTTTTTACTCATTGCCTTTTTGTTTCCCTGTATAGCATCATTATCAAAGACCCTAAAGAATAATTCATAATCTATACCTTCTACTAATTTCAAATCATTAGGAAACTTAGCGAAAAAGCTTTGAACGTTTTCTTTAGAAATTTTTATTTCTTTAGAATTTTTGTTTTCAGGATTATCAATATCATAGTAAACCATTTCTAGTTTTTTGAATCCATAATCATCAGAAATTTCTCCAGCAAAATAAACTGGTCCTCTTGAAACACTATCTATATTAGATTTAACTTCAATTGTAGGAAATTCATCAGTAATAGTATTTATAGAAAAATTTAATCTCTCATAATTTTTAAGCTTACTGTTAGAAGTACTAATTAAATAATTAGTGTCTTCTAAAATTCTCTTTTGATAAGAAAATTCATCCTTTTTTTCTGTTTTAAAAAGTTTAGTTTTATTATTTGTAGTGTAATTAACGCTATCTGTATCAGAAGTTAAAACTTTCCAAGTTATAAATGTTCCTTGTGGAACAGTGATGTTTGTTGCATTAGAAAGTTGTTCATTTTTTTTACCAATATACCTCGGATAATTGATTTGCATACTGATGTTTTTTATTGAAGGAGTCCTAATAATATTTACTTGATAATTAGTAGACTTAATGTTATTGGCTTCAATAAAAAATTGAATGTTTTGATTTACGGATTCAAAGGTGTAAGAAAAAAGTCCAGAACCATTATTGTCTAAGTAGTAAGATTCATTATTGAAGTTAATTTTAGCCTCTTCTGGAATAACTTGTCCTTTAGTTTGGACATAAACTGTTAATGGATCACCTTTAATCACTTCTAAGTTTTTTGAAGTAAGTTCGAATAAAAAAGGAGCGGGTGGATTGTAAGCTATACTATGATTCACTACCCTATTTAAACTGTCATTAAGTTTATCTCCAATACCAGTAATAAAAGTAAGTAACCATAAAACTACAGGTATTACCAAATATTTCAAATATTTTACGTTTACAGAGAAATTTATAGCATTTGAAAAAGGAATAGGTTGCAATTCATTTGCTTTTTGGTCAATACTTGCTAAAAGTAATTCTGATGAATTTGCTTCATTTTTAAGCTGAAGAAAATTAAGTAATTTGTCTTTTACTTCAGGAAAATGATTACCGATAACTCGAGAAGCCTCCTCTTGAGTAATTCCCTTTTTCAATCCGAAAAGCTTGAAAATAGGAAAACAAATAAAACGAATGAGTAAGAAAAGCTCTACGGCTATAAATAACCAAAATAAAAGCGTCCTTGCGTTAGGTTTTAACCAGAAAAAATACTCTATAAATAGTGTAAATAAAAGATATAAAAGTCCTAATGTTAAAAACAATATACTTCCTTTTATTAACTCATTTGTATAAAATTTTCTACTAAACTGCTGAAGTTTTTGCTCAATCTGATTGAAATTACTCATAAAACTAATATTAACACATAAAAGTAATCAAATTTCGTGTTCAAAAACAGTATTTAAAAAGTTAAAAAGATAATTTATGATCAGAATTTGTTAAATAAATTTTAAAAACTATCTTAAATGGATAGCTTTTTTCTCATCTACTAATCTCTGCCTTATCAATAGTACTATGTTAACCCTCTTTGGTTTAAAAACTAAGTATATTAGAGAAACAAATTATTTTAACGAATATGAAATTTTATAAACTAATCTTATTACTTACAGTTTTTACTTTTTTTGTTAGTTGTTCAGATGAAGAAAATGAAGTTATAGAAGTAATCGCTGCTCAATCAAAATTAAATGTTTCTTATGGTTCCGATGCAAGGCAAGTATTTGACATCTATTTACCAGAAGGTAGAAGTTTAGAAACTAAGGTAATTATTTTACTCCACGGTGGTAGTTGGGTTTCTGGATCAAAAGAAGATGTGAATTTTATAAAAGATGTTATCACAGGTGAGCTTAAAGATTATGCCATAGTTAATATGAATTACAGATTAGCTAAGCAAGGAGTATCTCCATTTCCAACACAAACAGACGATATAACCTCTGTAGTTAATCATTTAAAATCTAATAGAAGTAAATATCAAATATCAAATGAATTAGCTTTTGTTGGTGTGAGTGCTGGAGCTCATTTAGCAATGCTGTGGAGTTACAGTCTTGATACAGAAAACCAAGTTAATGCTGTAGCAAGTATTGTAGGACCAACAGATTTATCTAATAATAATTCATCAACGTTTTTAGGGCAAATTGTAGCTTCTTCTGGAATAAATCCAACAACAGAGTTTTTTGAAAAAAATAGTCCTCTTTTCCAAGTAACAGCCAGTGTACCACCAACAATACAATTTCATGCTGGTATGGATGAACTAGTTGATAGAAATCAGGGAATTAATCTAAGAGACAGATTAAATGAATTAGGTGTAGAAAATAAATATACATTATATCCATTAGCAACTCACGATTACAGCTCTGATAGTTTATTAATTTTAGATACTTGGTTACAAACAAGAGATTTTTTCTTAAAACATCACTAAGGTTTTTTGTAAAATATACAATGCTTAGAAAATTTAAATTTTCTAAGTATTTTTTGTAAGGAAAAGACTTATATTTAAACTAACAGTGAAAACATTTAAAACATGAAGAAACTAACCTATTTATTACTTATTTGCTTATCAATTAGTACTTATGCACAAAGTCCTTGGACTAAGAAAAAAGGAGAAACATATTTACAATTATCCTTTACTACAATTCCTACATATTCTGACATTTTTGGAAATCCAGACTTTCAAACAGAAAGAGAAATTAATGATAACACACTTCAATTATATGCTGAATATGGAATTTCAGATAAGACAACAATCATAGCTAATTTACCTTTTAAGTTTGTAGCTACAAATGATTTAGTAAACCCAACTCCTTTCCCTGTAACTGCTGAAGGTTCAGAAAGTACTTTAGGAAATATACAATTCGGAGTTAGACATAACTTCTATAATAAAAAATGGTTAATTTCTGGTCAGTTAATGGTAGAAGCAAATAGCGGAAGTTTCGATGCAGCTACAGGTTTAAGAACTGGTTATGATGCGTGGACATTTACTCCTGTTATTTCAGCTGGTAGAGGTTTTGATAAATGGTATATTCAAGCTTTTACAGGTGTAGATATCAGAACAAACGATTACAGTTCAGCATTTAAATTAGGAGGAGAAGCAGGATATAAAGTGAGTTCTTGGCTATGGTTAGCAGGATTTTTAGATGGTGTTGCTTCATTTCAAAATGGAGAAGTTGTACAACCATTATCTAATTTAGCAACAAGTTTATATGTAAACGATCAAAGCTATGCGGCTTTTGGTTTTAAAGTTATTGGAGAAATCAACGAAGATTTTGGTGCTAATTTTGGTTTTGGTGGAGCTTTAAGCGGACGAAGAGTAGCTAAATCACCAGCTCTATCGTTCGGTTTATATTACAAATTATAATAAAAAATCACATAAATAATTTAAAGAGAGTTTCAAAAGAAACTCTCTTTTTTTGTCTTTTTTGCTTTGTCTTTTAAAACTATCTTTGCCACGTTAAAAAATTAAAAAAATGTCTGACAACGTTCGCGTGCGTTTCGCACCAAGTCCAACAGGACCATTACATATGGGTGGCGTAAGAACCGCATTATTCAATTATTTATTTGCAAAAAAACATAACGGAACATTCGTTTTACGTATTGAAGATACTGATCAAACACGTTATGTAGCTAATGCAGAACAGTATATTGTAGATGCCTTAGAATGGTGTGAAATTCCTTTTGATGAAGGCCCGGGAAAAAATGAAAAATTTGGTCCATACAGACAATCTGAACGTAAAGATTTATACAAAAAATATGCTGATGAATTATTAGCAAATGGTTGGGCATATTATGCTTTTGATACTGCAGATCAATTAGATGGACATCGTAAAGATCATGAAGCAAATGGTAAAACATTTATTTACAATTGGCATAATCGTGAAAAAGGAAGATTGGTGAACTCTTTAGTACTTTCTGAAGAAGAAGTTCAGCAAAAAATAGCAGCAGGAGAAAAATATGTAGTACGTTTTAAAACACCTCAAGACGAAACTTTAATTTTACAAGATGAAGTTAGGGGAACAATTAAAATTGATACGAATACATTAGATGATAAGATTTTATTTAAATCTGATGGTATGCCAACTTATCATTTAGCAAATATTGTTGATGACCATTTAATGGAGATTTCTCATGTAATTCGTGGTGAAGAATGGTTGCCTTCTCTCCCACTACACTCATTATTGTACACAGCATTTAGTTGGGAATCACCAAAATTTGCGCATTTACCTTTAATTTTAAAACCTGTTGGTAAAGGAAAATTAGGTAAGCGAGACGGAGATAAATTAGGCTTTCCTGTATTTCCTCTAGAGTATACGAATGAAGAAACTGGAAATGTTACACGTGGATATAGAGAAGATGGATATTTTTCTGATGCTTTCGTAAATATGTTGGCTTTATTAGGTTGGAATCCTGGAACTGAGCAAGAATTATTTTCATTAGAGGCTTTAATTCAAGCTTTCGATCTAGCTAGAGTAAGTAAATCTGGAGCGAAATTCAGTCCCGATAAAACAAAGTGGTTTAATCAACAATATTTACAACAAAAAACTGATAATGAGTTAGTTGATTTGTTTTTACCAATACTTGATAATCAAGGAGTTACTACTGATAAAGATTTTGTAGAAAAGGTTGTTTCTTTAATTAAAGAACGTGCAGTTTTTGTACAAGATTTTTGGGATTTATCGAGTTTCTTTTTTCAAGATCCTACAGAATATGATCCAAAAGCTGCTAAAAAACAGTGGAAAGAAACTACTGGAGCTTTAATGACAGAATTAATTTCTGTAATTGAAGGAATTGAAGATTTTACCATTGAAAATGCACAAACTGAAATTAAAGGTTGGATCACTTCAAAAGAAATAGGTTTTGGTAAAGTAATGCAACCACTACGATTGAGTTTAGTTGGTAAGTTAGCTGGGCCAGATTTATTTGAAATCATGACTATGGTTGGTAAGGAAACAACTATTAAAAGAATACAAAATGCGATAGCTAATTTAGGATAGCTTATCACAAATAATTACTTAAAAGCGTTATTATAGTACTTAATAGCGCTTTTTTCTTTTCTTAGCAGTACTTTTTTGTTTCTTTGCAATGAATAAGAGAAAAAGAAAATATGTTTACAGCTACAGTAAAAAGTACTATAGAAGAAGACATTTCTATTTTAGTACAAAAAGACAATCATTCTTGGAATTATTTATGCGATTGTGGTGAAGCAAGTTTATTAACAGTTAAAGAAATACAAAATATTAAAGCTGTTTTTATCAGTCACACACATATAG
This genomic stretch from Tenacibaculum jejuense harbors:
- a CDS encoding alpha/beta hydrolase; amino-acid sequence: MKFYKLILLLTVFTFFVSCSDEENEVIEVIAAQSKLNVSYGSDARQVFDIYLPEGRSLETKVIILLHGGSWVSGSKEDVNFIKDVITGELKDYAIVNMNYRLAKQGVSPFPTQTDDITSVVNHLKSNRSKYQISNELAFVGVSAGAHLAMLWSYSLDTENQVNAVASIVGPTDLSNNNSSTFLGQIVASSGINPTTEFFEKNSPLFQVTASVPPTIQFHAGMDELVDRNQGINLRDRLNELGVENKYTLYPLATHDYSSDSLLILDTWLQTRDFFLKHH
- a CDS encoding transporter family protein — encoded protein: MKKLTYLLLICLSISTYAQSPWTKKKGETYLQLSFTTIPTYSDIFGNPDFQTEREINDNTLQLYAEYGISDKTTIIANLPFKFVATNDLVNPTPFPVTAEGSESTLGNIQFGVRHNFYNKKWLISGQLMVEANSGSFDAATGLRTGYDAWTFTPVISAGRGFDKWYIQAFTGVDIRTNDYSSAFKLGGEAGYKVSSWLWLAGFLDGVASFQNGEVVQPLSNLATSLYVNDQSYAAFGFKVIGEINEDFGANFGFGGALSGRRVAKSPALSFGLYYKL
- the gltX gene encoding glutamate--tRNA ligase, producing MSDNVRVRFAPSPTGPLHMGGVRTALFNYLFAKKHNGTFVLRIEDTDQTRYVANAEQYIVDALEWCEIPFDEGPGKNEKFGPYRQSERKDLYKKYADELLANGWAYYAFDTADQLDGHRKDHEANGKTFIYNWHNREKGRLVNSLVLSEEEVQQKIAAGEKYVVRFKTPQDETLILQDEVRGTIKIDTNTLDDKILFKSDGMPTYHLANIVDDHLMEISHVIRGEEWLPSLPLHSLLYTAFSWESPKFAHLPLILKPVGKGKLGKRDGDKLGFPVFPLEYTNEETGNVTRGYREDGYFSDAFVNMLALLGWNPGTEQELFSLEALIQAFDLARVSKSGAKFSPDKTKWFNQQYLQQKTDNELVDLFLPILDNQGVTTDKDFVEKVVSLIKERAVFVQDFWDLSSFFFQDPTEYDPKAAKKQWKETTGALMTELISVIEGIEDFTIENAQTEIKGWITSKEIGFGKVMQPLRLSLVGKLAGPDLFEIMTMVGKETTIKRIQNAIANLG